The window CCGGAGAGTATTTTATTCTATCTTTTAGAGGAAATGAAGATGGTACTTGCTACCATGACTTCTCGTTGTTATAAAGGCGCGCAATGATTAGTTTTGTTTCGTCttttacgaaaaaaaaaacacaaagcgCAATGATTACTTAGCAAATCTTTGAACGGTTGGATGTACTATTCGTTACAGTTGGATGCATTACTGTTTGGTTCGGACATTAATTAGACGAACACTCGAGAGTCAGAGTACTCGGATCCTGGGTCTATATACGGGCCACGTTCCGGTCCGGCTTATTAGGGCCTGAAGATGAACAAGAGGCCCATATTGGATAGCCTTGGAATTGGCCCATTAACTTATACTTGaggtaaatgttttatttctttattttcctatagaaaaaaaatatttacagtgAGGTTTTGACTGaacataataaaaattcaaattaaataTAGTAAATTGGTAATTATATGGAAGGTTTAGGGAAAATATGACTTTTGACTTTCACCCAACATTGCTATATATTCAATGTATTTTAGATGTTTTTAGGcatatatattatagatttgatttGAACATAGTATAGATTTGTATTTATTTCTTCATATTCCACTATGTTTTGATTGTACATATAAAACTTTCAACAAACATTTAATTATGTAAATAGTACATTTGATAATTATATGGAAGATTAACGAAAGAATATGACTTTTGACTTTTACTCAATATCGCTCTAAATTCAACGTATTTTAGATGTTTTTAAGGCAAAATATATCAAAGATTTGAACACAGTAAAGATTTGTATCTATTCAAAAGATTACCAGAGTGTGAAATTTGGTGGTAATTACCAAAAACCAGAAGGTCAAGTCCTCAAGTCTTTATAACCAAAGAGGAAATATCTTAAACcggaagaaataaataaatatatataaaaaaaaaagataatcgTGGGAATGGATCGGATCTATTTGAACCAGTGGAAGGCAGAGAAACAAAacccttttgtttttttctcttccCCGAAGAAAAACCCTTCCCTTCTCTCCTTTGCCCCTTGGCGGCTGCGGCCAGCTTCTCCTCCTTCTCATCTCTTAAACCCTAGATTCGATCTCCTGATTCTGTTTAGGGTTTCTATCTTCCTCTCTTTTGGCCGCATCCCCCTTTATCCGAGAAGGATCTATCAATCTGATTATCATGGCTACCGTTGCTGATCGTATCCTTTGCCTACGTTTCTCATCGATCTGTGTTTTCTCCGTGATTGGATCTCGATTCGAGCTTCGTTCTCTGTTTAATTGATGTGATTTTCGATTTTCGATTTAAGTAGATTTAGATTTGGGGTTTTGTTAGTTGTTAGGGATAAAGATGGTTCCTTTACACTGTTCTAATGGTTGTGTCTTTGTTTCCTTGACTCACCTTGATGTTTCTAGAATCTGCTGATATGTTGCAGAAGCTCTCTTTGGACCCACAAGCCAAAGCTTCCGAGATCCCTGAGCCTAACAAGAAGGTGTGGAGTGGAAAAGTTTTATCTTTTACTATGTGTGTTTgccatttagttttttttttttgtataacaagcagtgtgcttttgtgatttgTTTGTGCAGACTGCTGTTTACCAGTATGGAGGTGTGGATTCACATGGTCAAGTTCCTACCTATGACCGTTCTTTGACTCCATTGCTTCCCAGTGATGCTGTTGACCCTTCTGTTTGCTATGTTCCCAATGCTTACCCGCAGTTTTATTATGGAGGTAGCTTCGTTCTAAACTCATTTTACAATCTTTAGTAACATCCACTTCACTCGCTTGTGCTTAACAAGTTTATCTCGTTTTATTAACTTTCAGGATATGGGAATGGTGACTGGAGCGAATACACTGGTTACCAGAATCCTGAAGGTGTTGACATGAGCTCTGTAAGTGTGTGCTTACTAGGTTCATTGTgtagttttgttttgtgttcGCATCTGCTCTGCTTAACAGCTTCGGATGGCTTTTTCCAGGGAATTTATGGAGAGAATGGCTCTATTGTGTATCCTCAGAGTTATGGGTATGCGGCTTATCCTTACTCGCCAGCGACAAGCCCTGGTCCACAGGTTGGCGGAGATGGGCAGTTGTATGGTGCTCAGCAGCAGTACCAGTATCCTGCCTTTTTCCCCACTGGAGCTTTTGCTTCGTCTGTTGCGACCCCTAACCAGGGAGATCTCTCTGCAAACAAAGCTGGTGGTGTGAAGACAGCGGAAACTAAGAATGTTGCATCTGCTACTGGTATGGCCAAGGGAAGCAACGGAGCAGTTACAGGGAAACCAAATAACCAGACCACACATAACACCGCAAGCAATTTGTATGGAAACGGTGCTCCGGGAGGAGGTTTTGCTGGTGGGTATGGTTATGATGGGTTTTATGCTCCTGTGCCATGTTACGACGGCTCTAAGTATTCAGATGTGCAGAGATCTGGTAGTGGAGTTGCTTCCTCCTATTCTAAGGCAACTACTGTACCATCATCGAGGAATCAAAATTACCGCTCAAATTCCCATTACACGGTATGTTATTTTTCTGTATTTCCTTGTATTGACGAACGCTATTTTTATTGGACTAAAAATTGGTCCTTAATCAATGTTTTCTTTTGCACCAGCCTGCCTCAATGACAGGCTACGGTACAGGTCAGGGATACTACAACAGGGTGTATCAGAACAAGGTATATGGTAGCTATGGAAGCTCAGGGAGATCTGGTATGAGTTATGGTTCTTCTGGGTATGATTCAAGAACAAATGGAAGAGGATGGGTGAGCACAACAGACAACAGATACAGAAACTGGGGAAGGGGTAACAGTTCCTTCTATGGAAATGAGAACAACGCAGATGGGTTGAATGAACTTAACAGGGGACCTAGAGCGAAGGGTACAAAGAACCAGAAGGAAAATTCAGAAGATAGCTTAGAGGTGAAGGAGCAGAATGTAGCTGAGGCTGTGGAGACGGAGAACACTTGCATTGTTCCTGACAGAGAACAGTACAACAAAGAAGATTTCCCAGTGGATTATGAGAATGCTATGTTCTTCGTCATCAAGTCCTACAGTGAAGATGATGTGCACAAGAGCATCAAGTATAACGTTTGGGCTAGCACCCCAAATGGAAACAAGAAGCTTGCTGCAGCGTACCAGGAAGCTCAGCAGAAGCCAGGCGGCTGTCctatctttctctttttctcgGTATGTTTTAATAATCCTCAAATCAATCATGCATTGCTTTCTGTTACTTTGTTTGATGATGTTGGAGCTAATATTCATCTCTTGTTTTTGTCTTCCAGGTCAATGCAAGTGGACAATTTGTTGGGCTTGCTGAAATGACAGGACCAGTTGATTTCAACACAAATGTGGAGTACTGGCAGCAAGACAAGTGGACTGGCTCTTTCCCTCTCAAGTGGCATATTGTGAAGGATGTTCCCAACAGCTTGCTGAAACACATTACCCTTGAGAACAATGAGAACAAGTCTGTCACCAACAGTAGAGACACACAAGAGGTAACAGACCTGTGAAGCCTTTACATCTCATTAAGTTGTGTCCTCTATTTTTCTTCCCGTGTGTTGAAGTTTGTTGTGTGGGATCGTATGACAGGTCAAGTTGGAGCAAGGCTTGAAGATTGTGAAGATTTTCAAGGAGCATACAAGCAAGACTTGCATTTTGGATGACTTTTCCTTCTATGAGGTTAGGCAAAAGACCATCTTGGAGAAGAAGGCTAAGCAACAGCAATCCCAGAAACAGGTTAGAACATACATGCTAACAGTTCTAGAACTCCTTCGTAGTTATAGTGTACAACAGTGTTCATCTAACATCTAAATGAACTTAAATTTAACAGGTAAGTGAGGAGAAGACTACAGCAGATGAGAAAAAGGAAACCGCAACTGCTGATTCGGCTAAGAAGGAATCTCCTCCTGCTACCAGTGATGTCAAGGCTGATGAGAATGGGTCTGTTGCAAAACCAGTCAGTGTGGTGGCAAATGGTTGCTAGATTAGGCGATGTAGCTCACGGCTTGTGCATTAAACGCaacaagagagaagaagatatgaACAGTCCCGTTTACAGTTTCTCTAGAGAAGTGCCGTGAGCTTTGAAGCATGGAAGGAAGAGCCTTAGTACCTGAGACCGAGATTCTGTTTCTATGCCCTTAGAAGTTAAATGTCCCAGTTTTATTGTTTCTTCAATCTTTTCGTGTTCTCTTTTTACCTTTGTCTTTacagttttttcttttctttttttttcatgttctGTCGTTGATCCTCCTGCCTTGTAAAATGCTTATAGGACCTACTAAATTGTGGGAAAAGTAAGAGAAAGAGGATATAATAGCAGGGTGGGAGTTGTTTCCATTTCTGTTGGATTGATGGGcagatttttgtttattttcccCCTTTTTCTATTCTCCTGTTTCTTGTTTGGGTTCAGACATGACTCTATTTGAGGTCTGTTAGCATCTGAGGTTCTGTCTTCGTAGTTTCTTTCTTCTGTCACTGTCCAAAGTTACCTATTTGACTTCTGTTAGCATCTGAGATACTGTCTTCGTAGTTTCTTGCTTCTGTCACTGTCCAAAGTTACTTGTGAACCATTACTAGTTTCAGTATAAGATGTCTACCTTAAAAAGATTAATGATGTACATCTCTCGGGTTGAAAACATGTTAATGACAAGATTCAAGAAACTTAATTTAACTAGTGTTCCGGTCATGGTATGacagagaaaaagaaaagtatACGAAGTGCATTCCATCTTGTCtgataaaaaaaactagttTGATCTGAGGGACCTTAACCTGCAGTcctttatgacaaaaaaaaaaagggaaattgcaccttataaccataaaaaaaaacacaaattcaCTATCTAACCAAAAACACTTTCTCTCCCCTTATTTCTTTTCCTATCTATCTCTAACTTCTTACTAAAAATctaattactcttttttttttggttatttggcaaataagcccaaaaaaaaaagttaacctgtagtttttttttttgaacaaaaatctGTAGTCTTAGATATTGATCCTTTGGGTTGTTTCTTGAAATGCTTCTCTATCTGTGTAAATGGCGTCTTTTCTGGGTTACATTGGAAAATGGAATGATGTACGAATTGGATGATGCGCTGCATGAATAACCGAAGCTATTAGAATAAACTTGATAATCCTTTTTTGCCCCTTTCTCTTTAAATACTCTATTGGTTCGTTCTCTCACACAGTAATTGTTTAAATAACCAGCGAGAATGTAATTGTTCTTCCCAACTCCCAAGTATAAATACACAATAATACTTTATAAATAGTTAGTGTTAGCCTGCTGGGATGAGATTAATCAAAAGAATCGTTCTCACCAAGTTGGTGATACTTATAAGTCAATGCATATAGCaagttttattttgttcattttccCTATATTTGAATGGGTTGAGAATTACAATGTTAATAATCATTTTGAGTAAAGAAAAACATTGTAGTACCACTCAGTACACGATTTTAATAGGCAGTTAAAGCCTGACTGGTTGAAACACAGCGGTTGCGATTGCGGCTGCGGGcatttgcggatgcgggtggttgtggtttctagcggttttaagagatttgtatgaCTGGTTCTGCGATTAGAAATTGGTGTGTTtacgggatacttatgactggttaactactaataaattaacaatatttacattttatataattataaaaatatcaaaaatcataatattataataaatatgtaaattatactttcaaagttatagttttaaaattttaaaattatagaaaatatttttattttaaaattttataatattaattaaaatataatagatatattttagtatttttataattccattttaaaaaatttattgaatatttttattttattttgtatttatatttatatggttttaaaaaaaaaagaaaaa is drawn from Brassica rapa cultivar Chiifu-401-42 chromosome A05, CAAS_Brap_v3.01, whole genome shotgun sequence and contains these coding sequences:
- the LOC103870130 gene encoding YTH domain-containing protein ECT2 — protein: MATVADQSADMLQKLSLDPQAKASEIPEPNKKTAVYQYGGVDSHGQVPTYDRSLTPLLPSDAVDPSVCYVPNAYPQFYYGGYGNGDWSEYTGYQNPEGVDMSSGIYGENGSIVYPQSYGYAAYPYSPATSPGPQVGGDGQLYGAQQQYQYPAFFPTGAFASSVATPNQGDLSANKAGGVKTAETKNVASATGMAKGSNGAVTGKPNNQTTHNTASNLYGNGAPGGGFAGGYGYDGFYAPVPCYDGSKYSDVQRSGSGVASSYSKATTVPSSRNQNYRSNSHYTPASMTGYGTGQGYYNRVYQNKVYGSYGSSGRSGMSYGSSGYDSRTNGRGWVSTTDNRYRNWGRGNSSFYGNENNADGLNELNRGPRAKGTKNQKENSEDSLEVKEQNVAEAVETENTCIVPDREQYNKEDFPVDYENAMFFVIKSYSEDDVHKSIKYNVWASTPNGNKKLAAAYQEAQQKPGGCPIFLFFSVNASGQFVGLAEMTGPVDFNTNVEYWQQDKWTGSFPLKWHIVKDVPNSLLKHITLENNENKSVTNSRDTQEVKLEQGLKIVKIFKEHTSKTCILDDFSFYEVRQKTILEKKAKQQQSQKQVSEEKTTADEKKETATADSAKKESPPATSDVKADENGSVAKPVSVVANGC